Proteins encoded within one genomic window of Scomber japonicus isolate fScoJap1 chromosome 16, fScoJap1.pri, whole genome shotgun sequence:
- the wdr32 gene encoding DDB1- and CUL4-associated factor 10 encodes MSSEHQSDSEDADESQQRPDNTASDKEGDPDDIDDSEEEEDDMARRVSPSAPGSSRQEQPEQSARSPAAEEREPGCMHESVGGSGSGGSGSSSGGTDVMSLFSWLQNRTIRRGVFVDPARDNFRTMTSLYCSMNPAAESVNLSTQTHGAVFNLEYSPDGSVLTVACEQTEVLLFDPISSRHIKTLTEAHEDCVNNIRFLDNRLFATCSDDTTIALWDLRKLNSKVCSLHGHASWVKNIEYDTNTRLLVTSGFDGNVITWDTNRFTEDGCPHKKFFHTRYLMRMRLTPDCSKMLISTSSGYLLILHDLDLTQSLEVGSYRMLRARRTPLSSDGGTSASRWAGTPRQGNDSSKLHPHREGLSPRNSLEVLTPEIPGERDRGNCITSLQLHPKGWATLIRCSSNMDDQEWTCVYEFQEGAPTRPLVSPRCSLRLTHYIEEANVGRGYIKELCFSPDGRLICSPYGYGVRLLAFDERCGELVDCLPVQTSCLREIRSIYSHSDVVLTTKFSPTHCQLASGCLSGRVALYQPKF; translated from the exons ATGAGCTCCGAGCACCAGAGCGACAGCGAGGACGCCGACGAGTCTCAGCAAAGGCCTGACAACACTGCCTCCGACAAAGAGGGAGACCCGGACGACATCGACGActcggaggaagaggaggatgacatGGCTCGGAGGGTTTCTCCTTCTGCACCGGGGAGCAGCAGGCAGGAGCAGCCGGAGCAAAGCGCACGGTCCCCGGCTGCAGAGGAGCGAGAGCCGGGCTGCATGCATGAGAGTGTCGGTGGTAGTGGAAGTGGTGGaagtggtagtagtagtggtggcACAGATGTCATGAGTCTGTTCTCCTGGCTGCAGAACAGGACTATTAGACGTGGTGTGTTTGTGGACCCAGCTAGAGATAACTTCAGGACAATGACCAGCTTATATTGCTCAATGAATCCGGCTGCAGAGTCAGTCAACCTGAGCACCCAAACACACGGAGCGGTGTTCAACCTGGAGTACTCCCCGGATGG GTCTGTGCTGACTGTGGCCTGCGAGCAAACCGAGGTCCTGCTGTTTGATCCCATCTCGTCCAGACACATCAAAACCCTGACGGAGGCCCACGAGGACTGTGTCAACAACATAAG GTTTCTGGACAATCGTTTGTTTGCCACCTGCTCAGACGACACCACAATTGCATTATGGGATCTCAGAAAGCTGAATTCAAAGGTTTGCTCGTTGCACGGCCACGCCAGCTGGGTGAAGAACATCGAGTACGACACCAACACGCGTCTCCTCGTCACGTCTGGCTTTGATGGCAACGTCATCACATGGGACactaacag ATTTACAGAGGACGGCTGCCCGCACAAAAAGTTCTTCCACACTCGATACCTGATGCGAATGCGTCTGACACCCGACTGTTCCAAGATGCTCATATCCACTTCCTCAGGGTATCTGCTCATCCTCCACGACCTGGACCTCACCCAGTCCCTCGAGGTGGGCAGCTACCGCATGCTGCGAGCGCGACGGACTCCCCTCAGCTCAG ACGGAGGCACATCAGCGTCCAGGTGGGCAGGAACTCCTCGTCAGGGAAACGACTCCAGCAAGCTTCACCCACATAGAGAAG GCCTTTCTCCCAGGAACAGCCTGGAGGTTCTGACTCCAGAGATCCCAGGAGAACGGGACCGAGGGAACTGCATCACCTCCCTGCAGCTCCACCCGAAAGGCTGGGCCACGCTCATCCGCTGCTCCAGCAACATGGACGACCAGGAG tGGACGTGTGTGTACGAGTTCCAGGAGGGAGCGCCCACCCGCCCGCTGGTCTCCCCCCGCTGCTCACTCCGCCTCACCCACTACATCGAGGAGGCCAACGTTGGGAGGGGCTACATCAAGGAGTTGTGCTTCAGCCCGGACGGACGGCTCATCTGCTCTCCGTACGGCTACGGCGTCCGCCTGCTGGCCTTCGACGAGCGCTGCGGCGAGCTGGTCGACTGCCTGCCCGTCCAGACCAGCTGCCTCAGGGAGATCCGCTCCATCTACTCGCACAGCGACGTCGTGCTCACCACCAAGTTCTCCCCGACGCACTGCCAGCTGGCCTCGGGCTGCCTCAGCGGTCGAGTGGCTCTCTACCAGCCTAAGTTTTAG
- the hhipl2 gene encoding HHIP-like protein 2, with protein MTRARDAAGPSSSSMTPSFLHFILTISVMLLVPVQPAAAHPQCLDFEPPFKPLWHLEFCKQYETFGCCDQETDNQIAERYWDIIDHLDIADYELCADMLKEVMCQECSPYAAHLFDAEDPYTPVRELPGLCFGFCSEFHGKCRHVVKYLTANQRLQDTCERDVFTFCHMVDLSDQDYCYPNVLKSPDLTGNLGQVVEDPRGCLQLCLTEVANNLRNPVLMLHSNDDTHRMFIAEQVGFVWVYLHDGSRLEQPFLDLTGEVLTTPWLGDERGFLGMAFHPKYQDNGRFFIYYSIQVNSGPENIRVSEMKVSAYDMNMADPYSERVIIEIEEPAANHNGGQLLFGLDGYLYIFTGDGGKAGDPFGKYGNSQNKSALLGKVLRIDVEGSDSSGRQYRIPPDNPFLGAPDARPEVFAYGVRNMWRCSVDRGDPVSRYGRGRIFCGDVGQNRYEEIDIIVKGGNYGWRAKEGFECYDMKLCQNSSLSDASLSSTTDDILPIFAYSHHVGKSVTGGYVYRGCESPNLNGLYIFGDFMSGRIMALEEDKITGNWKERSVCMGEKKTCSFPGLINHHHKFIISFAEDEAGELYFLATAYPSTASPFGTVFKFMDPSRRAPPGKCKQKLLPVKVRGKKIPFVPKELTVLDTNEKPTRPPPRKFKLTTKPPVTSSQVKTTTAASTTMMSTALKLKWKSFDKKVRKKNKLKPLKKSKVLHEQTADTQMMDNTLTQKSKKRRGGKERRRRKKTTVIKPDSDQVNLNSNHTGTASLKVNALETPMTLKNNTDLTKKKIDRK; from the exons ATGACACGAGCGCGGGATGCTGCAGGACCGAGCTCATCCTCAATGACCCCGAGCTTTCTTCACTTTATCCTAACTATATCAGTGATGCTGCTGGTCCCGGTTcagccagcagcagctcatCCTCAATGCCTGGACTTCGAGCCACCTTTTAAACCTCTGTGGCATCTGGAGTTTTGTAAGCAGTACGAGACTTTTGGCTGCTGCGACCAGGAAACGGACAACCAGATAGCAGAGAGATACTGGGACATTATTGACCATTTGGACATAGCAGATTATGAGCTTTGTGCAGATATGTTGAAAGAAGTCATGTGTCag GAGTGCTCTCCGTATGCTGCCCACCTCTTTGATGCCGAGGACCCGTACACACCTGTCCGAGAGCTACCCGGCCTTTGCTTTGGTTTCTGCTCTGAGTTTCATGGTAAATGTCGGCATGTGGTTAAATATTTAACTGCGAACCAGCGGCTGCAGGACACCTGTGAGCGAGACGTGTTCACATTCTGCCACATGGTCGACCTGTCCGACCAGGACTACTGCTACCCCAATGTGCTGAAGAGCCCCGACCTCACCGGCAACCTGGGGCAGGTGGTGGAGGACCCCAGAGGGTGTCTCCAGCTGTGCCTGACTGAAGTGGCCAACAATCTGAGGAACCCTGTGTTGATGCTGCACAGCAATGACGACACACACAGGATGTTCATCGCAGAGCAGGTGGGCTTCGTTTGGGTTTACCTGCACGATGGCAGCCGGCTGGAGCAGCCCTTCCTGGACCTGACCGGGGAGGTGCTCACCACACCTTGGCTAGGGGATGAGAGGGGCTTCCTGGGTATGGCCTTCCACCCAAAGTACCAAGACAACGGACGCTTCTTCATCTACTACTCCATCCAGGTCAACAGTGGGCCGGAGAATATCAGAGTCAGTGAGATGAAGGTGTCTGCCTACGACATGAATATGGCTGATCCTTACTCCGAGAG gGTCATTATAGAGATTGAGGAACCTGCTGCAAACCACAACGGAGGCCAGCTGCTGTTTGGTCTGGATGGATATTTGTACATCTTCACTGGAGACGGTGGGAAAGCAGGAGATCCGTTTGGGAAGTACGGCAATTCACAAAACAA GAGTGCTCTCTTGGGAAAAGTCCTCCGCATCGATGTGGAAGGAAGTGACTCCAGTGGGAGGCAGTACAGGATCCCGCCTGATAATCCATTCCTTGGGGCCCCAGACGCCCGACCAGAGGTGTTTGCATACGGCGTCAGGAACATGTGGCGATGTTCTGTGGATCGTGGAGACCCGGTCAGCCGCTACGGCAGAGGTCGGATATTCTGCGGTGATGTTGGTCAAAACCGCTATGAGGAGATTGACATCATCGTGAAGGGAGGAAACTATGGATGGAGAGCCAAAGAGGGATTTGAGTGCTATGATATGAAACTATGCCAAAACTCATCCTTGAGTGA tgcttctctctcctccacgaCAGATGACATCCTCCCTATATTTGCATACAGCCACCATGTTGGGAAGTCTGTGACAGGGGGATATGTGTACCGAGGATGTGAATCACCCAATCTGAACGGCTTGTACATTTTTGGCGACTTTATGAGTGG GCGAATCATGGCTTTGGAGGAAGATAAAATAACAGGAAACTGGaaagagaggagtgtgtgtatgggagaaaaaaaaacgtgtTCTTTTCCTGGGCTCATCAATCATCACCACAAGTTTATCATCTCATTCGCTGAAGACGAAGCAG gTGAACTGTACTTTCTGGCTACCGCGTATCCAAGCACTGCGTCACCTTTTGGAACCGTTTTCAAATTCATGGACCCATCCAG GAGAGCTCCTCCGGGGAAATGTAAGCAGAAGTTGCTCCCAGTTAAAGTGAGGGGGAAAAAGATTCCTTTTGTGCCAAAGGAAT TGACTGTGCTGGACACAAATGAAAAACCTACGAGACCACCACCAAGAAAATTCAAACTTACCACCAAACCACCTGTGACGAGCAGCCAGGTCAAAACAACGACTGCAGCCAGCACAACCATGATGAGCACTGCTTTGAAACTGAAGTGGAAATCATTTGAtaagaaagtgaggaagaaaaataaattaaaaccatTGAAGAAAAGCAAAGTTCTCCACGAGCAGACGGCCGACACTCAAATGATGGACAACACTTTGACACAGAAATCCAAGAAACGAAgagggggaaaagaaagaagaagaagaaagaagacaacCGTGATAAAGCCTGACAGCGACCAAGTAAACCTCAACTCCAATCACACGGGCACAGCTAGTTTAAAAGTTAACGCTTTAGAAACTCCCATGACCCTGAAAAACAACACGGACCTCACAAAGAAGAAGATTGATCGAAAATAG